From Perca flavescens isolate YP-PL-M2 chromosome 19, PFLA_1.0, whole genome shotgun sequence:
GATAACGTATATGGGCTGAAGCCATGCTTTGACTTCAAACCCCCCAGTTGGTGCCAAAGATGTTGATGACTCCGACAACAATAACAGATCTGCTTCAACTGCAGCTTCCTGTGATTGCCGAGCACTGTGGACATATAAGGGCAAACAAGCACAGAGCTAGTggaaggaggagcaggaggaagaaGCTGGGATATCCCAGCCTCGGTTGTTTGTCCACTTATTGGCAGAGATAgatggagaaataaaaaaataaacaagttaTGAAACCCTTCCTTTGAAGAAGCGCCTTAGGGAGATCAGTGGGCCTCCAAAATGGTGCTGGgtgagaggaagaagaagaagaaaaagaaaaagggtggGGCGTAACAGGCGAGGGACAGTTGACCCAAATCTTTTGAATCACAAAATAATAAAGCAAGCTCTTTGACCTCCATATTAACTGCTGCTTGCAGGCTGGTAAACAACAGtgtatttcgaaaaaaaaacatacccatttttttaaactatttaatactttatacagtatattgcaactcatttgtagttttttttagtttgtatcttattttactttcaaattttacttttattttacttttagtaaATATGTACATACATGTAAATAGAGGACATTTGTATGCATATAAGattatgtaatttatttattttactatgtATTTTGGGATGATTAACATTCTATTTAGCCTTATATCGAAATAatgatttactgtaatattattGCAATCTCTAGTATTTTTAAGTATATCTCTCttgttttaagttaaaaaaaggaaaagaaaaaaacattcagacaAGGTTAAAGACAAGGTTCTCGTTATTATGATATTTGAACTGGTAGGCGTGAGCAGGATGTACTCTGCTATATTTAAACATAATCTGACTTTTATAGGCAACACTTTGATGCACCCATACACTTACATATTTCATGTTTCATGCTTTTTTAATACACTAGGCttgaataaattacattttatttcagctgTATTTAGCTTTATTTAATCTTACTTCAATATTTggcaaatgtttgttttttttactttaaagtcTAAAATTCAGCCCCAAAAGCTAAAATAATCTTGCTTAGAATGTATGGTTATGGGATATAACAATAAAAACGTAATATgctaatatatatattcatattcatatatgTGGTCGagttttgtacttttatttttcaaaaattcatgtgacccccccccccccccccccacacacacgcacacacacacacacacagcagttacGTCACACGTCGGGAATGCAgtgaggagctgctgctgctgctaaagGCCTCTGGATCCGTCACAAAGTAGGTTAACGACGCTAAATCGAAAAGAAAGTTATCTCGGGACAACTTTCACTGACCTTTGAAGATTTAAAAAGAGGCATAGATTGTGTTTGTGAGGCTTATTTCAGGCGGTAGGTCTCCGTTTTTTCGTTGTTTCCTATTCGGTTGTGTTGAAGTTAGCCTGGAGGCAAGGCACGAGCTTTGCTCGAGTTAAAAACAGGCTAGCAAACAAGTAAACAAGCCTGTTATTAAAGTTAATTATTGCGAATTATCCTTCATGATGGGTTATTATATTACTTAAgtagtatgttttacacatatgTGACGCACAAAGGACAGATTTGGACGACCAACTGAGCAGTTATAGCTAGTCTCTCTTTTCATTCGTACCAGACGTTAACGTTACCATTAAAAACGAGAAAATGCCGCTATCTGTATTTAATGTGACGTCTGTGATTTATTTTACCAATTTGATATTGTCCTTGTTTTGTAGATGAGACTGAAGGGAAGAGGAGAGTCACTGTAAAAGGTAGGACATGCTAATAGGTTGATAATGTTTATTGGAGAATTTacggatgttttttttcctaattcATTACCCATATTGACTTATAAGTTCTGTTGTCTTCCTGTTATTGTGTTCAATTTAACTAGCCCATATCGCTAGCTACATTGTTACAAACATAGAATATGTACAGTTAAGCTAACCAGACCATcttgccttcaaaataaaagcgtgAAAAAATACCCTGTGTGTTACAGAATGACAAGACCAGTGTGTATAGCTGAGAATATGAGTCAGTGAGGATTAACGTGAAATAGGTTGGCATTTGATACCAGTTATTTCAGCTGTAGGCCCACTTCATTTTTAATCGAGTTTCTATGTTGCTGAAAGTCTTAAGGTaggtcattttattttgaattttaaaAATACCGGATGTCGTATGCGCTTGACTCTTGTGACTGTCATCAACTTTAACATGTTACGAGCAGCTACACCTCCTGTGCATCCAGCAAGAAGTCCAGCCGAAATAATAGGAGGACAAATGCACGAGCAATGTGGTTTTAAATGCCGTAAAAACAAACTCATAATTGGCTTTAAAGCACGCACAGTGATAAAAcagttgagattattttcctgGCCCAGCCATCCTCGGATTTGAGTGGGTACTCATCCGGATTCAGAGGCTTAAATCAGGTCGATTGTGGAGGTGGTGGTCACTCTTTCCTCCAAGTGGTCACTGTGAAATGTCAGTCAAATCCATGCTGATACTGGTTTAATGATAACCATAACAACCCCATGAACAGAGAGAATACAAGTCAACCAACCAAAAGACCTAAATGCCATGTTCAAGcattatatttttgtatgtcTACATCATCTTCTCATCCATCGTTATAATCCTCTTACCAACGAGGATTTATGATGGCCACACTGCCCACATGCAATCAGTCTGAGTGGGCCGTTCATTTCTCCACTCTGACAATACTGATTTGTTTTGGCTTGTCAAATGCATCAATCACACAGTGGCTTTCCAAAAAAGGATGCACCATTACATAATTAAGCTTGCTTCCTTTGTGCATGTAGAATAGATCAGTtaactgtatttttgtattgttattttccttttattatatatatatatatatatatatatatatacacacacacacacacacacacacacacacacacacacacacacacacacacacacagacagacagagacacagacacagagagagagagagagagagagagacttgttATTAGTAAAGACAATATTTGTTTGGTTGCTAGCTTACCCCCAATAAAGGATCTTATTTTCCTTGTTAGGTGATTTGTGACAGTTTCTATAAATCTCTcacatttattaatgtatttccTTAAAGACCCCAGTATCTTCGGTGCAAGTCAGCACTTTGtagctcagctgtgtgctgCAGCAGCGTTGTTATTTATCCCACAGAGAGTACATAGTAATATATTGTTATTATGAGCCAGGTGTTCACGTGTATACAGACCCATATCATTACGCAACATTTCCTGCCCTGTTTTTGTCTCCGCTTCATTTGGAAATCAATGATACCAGTGTGTAAACACCCAAAGACAATAACCATTGTGGCGGATAACAGGCGAGGGGTCACCACAGATTTGCACCTGTTTGTGAATCTGTGTACGAGTTTGTGTGCTGGAGAGAGTTTGCATGCATGTTTGTCTCaaagtgcacaaacacactcacacacacattttaagagCAATGTGCGAGCCTGCTGGAAATCCCCAAGCCTTTCAGAATGGCTGCACTCTTCCTGCTCCTCAACTAGAAGCCTATTGTTTAATCTgtgtcgtcgtcgtcgtcgtcccCCCCCCGTTGCCATAGGAAACAAACTCTGAAGCATCCCTTAGTTTCCATTGGTTACCtatgacacaaatacacacagcagCCACAGCTGTGCACATTCAAATTATGGATGAAAGATGAAAATCATGCATACTCAGTCAACTGATATTGGGCAAAGCAAAGTcagtattgaaaaataaatgcgTGTTCCAGTCATATTAcaatataaactttttttttattttttattttttttatttaaatgacatGGCGGAAAcattttccttcctctttttgATCTCAGAACCCTGCCATGTCCGGTCCCACCTGGCTTCCACCGAGGACTCTGGATAGCCCAGAGCGAGCTGTGCCCcagatgtctcactctgccGGGTCAGCAATGTACCGAGCCCCCAACAAAAAAGGGACATCCGACTTCCGGCCAAAATATGGCCCCTATGACCAgaacggaggaggaggaggaggaggaggaggagggatggcCACCAGGTACATGGCAACTGGACCCACAGGTAAGAAGACCACTAGACACGAACCAGAGTCCTTTAGATGTACTTTCACTAATCAGatccaaataaatacattaatagcatcactttatttaaattttcttcttttcccccCTAATTTCCAATCCCTCAGTATATCCAATCTGTAGGTCATGTTAAGGAAATACCTGCGCTCTGAAATTGTCTTGTGTTTTAGTTTAAAGAATTTAGTAAATTGTTGTCCATTGTTCTCTAACCTAAAGGTGGGCCCATTCATCATTCGTCGAGCGATCACTATTACCCCCCTCCCCATGGTCCCAAAGAAGACCGTATCTGGAGCCCTCACATGGACAGCTACGAGCTGATGGTGggtgcatttttatttttataacaaaatatcTCATAAAATATCTCTTGAGTTGTTTTACGTGCATACATTTGGACCTCTGGCTTTAAAGAAACCTCTAAGCTGTCACCTTTACACGGTAAAAGAGATCGCAGCAGGAAAAAGTTTCGATCTTATGATGTTTTCATTAATGCACAGTCCATGTATTAACATGTTTCTTATGCTGTTCTGTTGTTAGCACCGTGGTCCTGAAAAGCCAGCGAGTTATCACTCTAAAATTGATGCTGATATCGACTCCCTCACCAGTATGCTCGCAGATCTGGACAGCCACCCACAGGACTCCAGCACACAAGTAGGGCCAACACACTTTACTGACATAGTTGCCTGTTACTTTCATAATCATTGTGCAAATCTTGCCACTggtacttaacccttgtgttgtcttcccgtcaaccatgaacttgttgtccttccggttcaaaaatgaaaattaacttttttttttggaaaatctCTTTCTGTTATAAACAACTCTATGACTTCCTTTCTCTGGAAGAACAAGCGAGCCAGGTTGAAACTCACTACACTACAGCGCCCCCTCGAGGAAGGGGGCTTGGCAGCACCGGATTTTAGACGCTATCAGTTAGCATCTCTTTGCACCTATATTTGGCATTGGTTTGACAAGGGCGCTGAATCCACCTGGCTTGATTTGGAGGCTGCCCCAGTGGCCCCTATTCCTTTGTACCATCTATTATATGCATCTAAGGGGTGGGCTCGCCTTAACTTAAAGGGCAATTTTATTCTACAGAATACTTTAAAAGTCTGGAGGATGATAAGAAAGTTAGCAGACCAAgatggttttttttctctccttacaCCTGTCCATTTGAACCCAGATTTCCCTCCTGGTCTTGCCGACCAAGCCTTCTCAGTGTGGTTTAGTAGGGGTATAAAGACTGTGGGTGACCTGCTGACAGAGGGCACTGTGTTGTCTTTTGATCAGCTCAGAGTGAAGTACAATCTCCCGCAGAATAACTTTTTTAGGTATTTGCAAATACGCAGTTTGATTCTTTCTAATGCTAAGTTGTATCCTAATGGGTTTTCCATCTCAGTTGTGGAGAAGGCTCTCCTGAAGCCTGACTCCAGGAAACTTATTAGCAGGCTTTACAAGGCACTGTCAACTTCAACCAGTGACTGTACGGTTCACGTCAGATCTCTCTGGGAGACGGATTTTGGGGAGACTATCTTGGACGATGTGTGGAATGGGATTTGGTCAGGCCCTGCAGGTTGCTTATTTACCAACAAAGCCAGGGAGATGCAATTTAGGGTCATACACAGGCTCCAAATCACACCGGTGAAACGCAATAGGTTTAACCCATTGCTCTCAAAATTctgtaataaatgtaaaatttctGAAGGTACATATTTCCACTGTATATTTGAGTGCCCCCTTATTAATgacttctgggtcaaaatttgtAAGGAAATTGATGTTATATTCAAGAAAAAACTAGCTCTTACTCCCATCAGCTGTATTCTGGGGTTAAATACTAAAGCACTGGGTCTTGGCTCCTCCAAACTAATGCTGCTGGAGGTGCTTCTCTTTAATGCAAGGAGATGCATTCTTCTTCTGTGGAGCTCAGACTCTGTTCCCACAATTTCACAATGGACTCGGAGTGTGTTGGAACTTCTCCCATTAGAAGCTATTAGCTTCTGGCTCAGAGACATGCCTTTTCGCTTTTTCAAAATCTGGGACCCCTTCTTGGACTATATTGGGGAGGATGGTGCCCGGACCCTTCAGAGTGGCCTCTATGGTCTAGCATGGTCGGAGATCTCAAAGTACATTTCTAGGTGACATACAATGGCCTAAATAACCCAATTTGACTGATTACGTTGAGTATGCCTCAAATGCGCAAaccttctgtgtttttgtttagttgttttatttttatttttttaattttatttattatattattatttattttttttcttttcgttTTTTTCTTGGTTGTTTATTTTAAGGGGTTACGGGTGGGCTAAAACAAGGGATTTGTTCTTTACTCAGTAGCTGTATTCCTGTATGTTGTATGTGCCCCGAGGAAATTTAATAaagatatgttaaaaaaaataaataaataaataaacctaatttatgacattatacctatttttggagtaacaaataaataaattatgacttattttgactaatagttaatatcggaggatgttgagtgaatcacagattatgtttattattattttattcaaattgctataaaattgaataaaacacccaaaactcAATGGAAGTAATCAATAATTTTACCTGGGGAGAACGTTGTATCCATATAacatacatccatgcatccgTGTTTTTTTTGGGCTATTTGGTTGTatgaaacccatatttctgatatttaaaaatgggtcaaatttgacccgaggacaacacaagcgTTAACTGTATACATTTTCTCCCCACAGCTGTACGACAATGTGCCTTACAACAAGTACCTCTCAGGGGATCACTACAAGACTGCACACCAGAGCGCAGCCCCTCCTCAGGGTCGACCATCCAGGGGCTACCCCGCTCATCCCCAGAGCCAATACCACCCAGCGCCCCCCTACCCAAGCGAGCACCAGTCACCTCAGTACTCCACCTCCCACCGGCAGGACTACTACTCCCCATCTTCAACCCCTAAGCCCTACTCTCAATCCTACCCTCAGCCCGTCCCGGCCTCCTACACCACTGCCTCAACTCCTACTGGGCCCAGGTTCAGCGTCCAGGTCAAGACGGCGCAGCCTGTCACCTACTctcagacaggcaggcaggctgaACAGGCCTACACACCACCACCTCCTCGCCAGCATGTGTCCCGCCCCCCTCCCCAGACTCAGACAAGTCCGCAGGGCTGGTACCCTTCACATCCCAGCTCACAAGCTCAGGAGATGCACTCTGAGGCGGTGTACAAGGGGAGCGGCTCAGGACCTGGAGGAAGAGTTAACCAGGTTCCATTGTCCAAGAGAGGGATGGAAAATCAAACCGGGTCAGGGGCAGCACAGAgtcctgcttatcagtccagcAAGGTAGGGACACGTATATCTATATATTAAATGTGAGCTTTAAAGGAAATTGGAACATTGGAaagtgtctcacacactcaaatTAAAAGATTGAAATGCAGTGTGAGCATTTATTGTACTGAATAAAAGCATACATACAAATGTAGTATCATAAGGGCTGGGaatcatttgacatttttggataCTAGGGCCACTATGGTACCTGCCTTTTTAAAAACCtttgtttatgaaatgttaacATGCCTTTCTACAAAACTGTTTTCATTTTACACAAGCAGCAATACaataacataacattttaattaaatcatatctgataaaagagaaaaatgaTGACTCTGAGCAGACAttgtgtgtacagtacatacccagccctaaaaatcataaaaaattcAATTAACCTTGGTTATGAAGGGCATGATTTCTTATCTTTGTTCGTATCCTCTTTTCTTCCAGCAGGGAATAGCAACAACTAGGCCTGAGGAAGAGTTGGATCGACTCACCAAGAAGTTGGTATATGATATGAACCACCCCCCCGTGGAGGACTATTTTGGTACAGCCGCTACTCGTTACATGAATGACACAAAAGGCAAAACCTGCATTCTGGCATTTCAAATGAAACCGACACACAACACTTTGACTTTCAGGCCGCTGTGCCCGCTGTGGTGACAACGTGGTTGGCGACGGCAGTGGTTGCATCGCCATGGAGCAGGTGTTCCACGTGGAGTGTTTCACATGCATCACCTGCCACGCCCGTCTCCGAGGGCAACCCTTCTACGCCCTCGACAAGAAGAGTTACTGCGAGAGTTGTTACATTGTAAGTAAAGCATgcttaacaaataaaacaatgcctgttttttttttttttttttatgatttccaTTTTTTTACTTCTTAGTTTACTGTACTTTCTCTTGCAATTTGATATGATAATTTTATTTACGTGTCATGCCACTAAGtggtagactgggtaaacccagcccgatctgccagctttttgtttacattcaacatggtggccaccgaagcgcagcaagcCGCTGATGCCGCTGTCTCTGCTACGTCaaccggatcgttggtctgattggttgaaggactatccaattgcgaacagagtcatttgaactatgcccgttgatcacgcctcttgtgcggTAGAAAATACAgcgcagactccccagactaatgttcaatcttaaaagattgagcttggtctggtgatagccagactaactAAGTTCATCCCACACAGAATCGCATGACACCAATAGAACAGTAATTTCATCCACAGCTTCTGGTCCAATgtccacacacaacatactctACTTTGCACAAAATAAAGAGTAAAGAAAACATGCATTACAGCAGCCACAACACAATAGTGTAACCCATAAATTGTCCAACTAGAACTAAACATTTCATACTTCATTCAAACAACTTGCAGTCATTGCTACTCTGATCCACACACCTCTTTCTACTTTTCTTGTCAGAGTACATTGGAGCGCTGTTCAAAGTGCTCCAAGCCAATCCTGGACCGTATCCTGCGGGCCATGGGAAAGGCCTACCATCCTCGCTGTTTCACATGTGTGGTCTGTAACTGCTGCTTGGACGGGGTGCCCTTCACCGTGGATGCAACCTCTCAGATACACTGCATCGATGACTTCCATAGGTAATAAAAGGCATTCAAACGCCATGACGTTATTCCTGGGTTTCTTTTGGAACTGAGGTTATTTAAAGAGAAGTGGCAGGCAAGTCCACTAACCCGTAAACGTTGACGCTTGTTCTCCCTGACAGGAAGTACGCTCCTCGCTGTTCAGTTTGCGGTGAGCCCATCATGCCCGAACAGGGCCAGGAGGAGACGGTGAGGATAGTCGCTCTGGACCGCAGCTTCCATGTTAACTGTTACGTCTGTGAGGTGAGTCAACTGGACAAGATTATATAACCCAAAATACCAAAAACATCAGGCTTTGTTCATTTAAAACCTcagttttaattaaaaaaatattattaaaggAGATCATATAGGAGTCACATTATATCTGTCATAAAAGGCAAAGTAACATCATGATTAGTTTTATATGTGTGCAAAAATCAAAGTGTAGGATTGAATTACCACATTCTCTACAGTAAAAGCTAAAGTGTTTTAGAGTGCCCCGAATGCACTGGATTTATTACATTTCTGCATATAATTATGGGATGAGACCATGTGAGTGTTTATTTGACCTGACTGGAGTGTCTGTGTTGATCAGGAATGTGGGCTCCTGCTGTCCTCTGAAGGGGAGGGCCGAGGCTGTTACCCGCTGGACGGCCACATCTTGTGTAAGAGCTGCAGCGCTTGCCGCATCCAGGACCTCTCAGCCAAAATCTCCACTGACTGCTAACGAAAGCCTTTTTGCGTGCGTCCGCTCCACCTTTCCAGCACTCTCACGAATCCACGCACAGTCAACGTATTACACATTACTGACGGCGCAGGCAGGAAATGCCCCTGCTTTGCTCAGTCTCGTGTGAGgtgcttttccttttcttttttggttgCGTTGACTGTGACATAAACTTTGCTATAGTTCCCTCTGTTGGTATCCCGctgtaatttaatttgcagAGAAACATGTTTTGAGACGGAGTCCTGATGGAGCAACCACCTCGCTTGTTTCCATTCAATCAGATGTCCtgctacattttctttcttcttttaatttGGTACACCGTTGCCCCATTTTTCACGTTTAGTTCAGTATTAGTATGACCGTGGCCTGACCTGCAGGCAGCTTGGGCTCCACTTACCATTTATCGGTACTGCTCAACTATTAGCTTGCACATTATTATCATTGTCTTAAGACAATGAAAGTATGGAAGCATAACATAAATTTGGACCTGAAAAtgagggtctttttttttttttttttttttttttcttcagagaaGCAGCATTAAtgataataaatgacatttgtaAAACACTAAATGTCAAAGTGTAGAACTGCCTCAAAGCAAGCATATAAAAAGCACATAATGCAACAACTGTGACTGTACATAACAGGCTGGTTTGGTTTGATCAAACTGTTCCCAACTATtttggaagtagccatcagtgCAGTGGATCTTTGCGGAGAAGT
This genomic window contains:
- the trip6 gene encoding thyroid receptor-interacting protein 6, translating into MATGPTGGPIHHSSSDHYYPPPHGPKEDRIWSPHMDSYELMHRGPEKPASYHSKIDADIDSLTSMLADLDSHPQDSSTQLYDNVPYNKYLSGDHYKTAHQSAAPPQGRPSRGYPAHPQSQYHPAPPYPSEHQSPQYSTSHRQDYYSPSSTPKPYSQSYPQPVPASYTTASTPTGPRFSVQVKTAQPVTYSQTGRQAEQAYTPPPPRQHVSRPPPQTQTSPQGWYPSHPSSQAQEMHSEAVYKGSGSGPGGRVNQVPLSKRGMENQTGSGAAQSPAYQSSKGIATTRPEEELDRLTKKLVYDMNHPPVEDYFGRCARCGDNVVGDGSGCIAMEQVFHVECFTCITCHARLRGQPFYALDKKSYCESCYISTLERCSKCSKPILDRILRAMGKAYHPRCFTCVVCNCCLDGVPFTVDATSQIHCIDDFHRKYAPRCSVCGEPIMPEQGQEETVRIVALDRSFHVNCYVCEECGLLLSSEGEGRGCYPLDGHILCKSCSACRIQDLSAKISTDC